The genomic region GAAAGCCGGGGGCCAGGTATTTGGCCGCAAACGAGCGGGCGCTGGTAAATGTCGACATTAAAATGAGCGCCGCCGAGGGTCGTACGGAAGCCAGTGCGCATACCGCTCCGCCGCCCAGTGATCGACCGAACAGAATGATTTTGGAGGCATCGACATTCTTGCGTGCAATGAGCATGTCGTATGCGGCAGCAAAGGTTTCTTCAATGCTGACTTGGGAGGGCGAGCCTTGCGAGCGCCCGTAACCGGGATATTCCACCAGCAGAACCCCGACGCCGAAACGATTGAAGGTTTTAAGCTCTTGGGGCCAGAAATCGATCAGTTCGCCGTTGCCGTGGGCGAAAATAACCGCCGGTGCCGGCGTAAAATCTTGGGACGGAGGTAAAAACCAGGTTTCAACCTTTCCGAAACTCGTATGTATCCAAATCCGTTCCAGGCCTGAAATTTTCGGGTTTTCCGGAGGCGCTTCAATCAGGCCGCGCGGGAACATCATCTGCCGCTGCATCACAAACAGCAGAGCACAATACGCAAGATAGCAAAAGATCGTTAAGCTAACGATTTTAATCAAGGTATTCACTCTTATACCTTTCGCCATATAATTTTGCTGTTTGGATTTGCTTTCAAAACTCCATCTTTTTGCCATGTTTAATCGAGGATTTCTATGGAGGGGATCTCGAAGAGCACTTTCAAGACCTCGTCGAAGTAATCAGGAAGATAGCGGTTCCAAAGCCGGATGGGCAGATCTCCGAGCTCGGTCCGCCGTGAGGCCGGGAAAGCGAAAAGGTAAGCCATCAAAAACTCTATGTTGCGGGCCAGTTGCCCGGTGTACTGCTGATCCAGCCGCTGCCGCAGAATGCGGTCTTCATGCATACAGCCCCCGATCTCGCTTTCCAGCATTTCTACGTAGTCACATACGATCACCTCGACATGCACCTGTTCTTCGCCCGTGAGGACAAACTGCCTGAACTGATGGAGGGCCTCATCAGGGCCCAGTCCGCGTGCCTGCATCAACCGGGTCAAACGTTCGCCTAAAGGACAGGCGCTCAATCGTTCCCGGTTCGGGCAGTACTTTACAATCAGGTTGACGGCATTGTACTTGCCCGTGTGGGGTTCCACCTCAATCACTTCGCATGAGGCGGTTTCGTGGATCTTGTTTAAGAAACGCTCCCGGTCCGCATCTTCCACAATGACCTTGATACCGGCTACGTCATTGATCACCAGATCATCGGCATCGTGGATCGGGCTGCGGTTTCTCAGATCCTCCAGAAGGCGGTTTTCTGCCTTTAAAAATTCCGCGACCATGTGATCGGGTGCTGTGATCAGGGCCTCAATCGGAATCTTTAGTTGCTGGGCGCGTTCCTGGGCCAGCCGGTCGGCCCTGCGCTTGATGTTGGCGTAAATCCAGTCGATGATGCGACGGGCACTTTTTTCCGATAAACGCCGTACGCGCTTGATCCGGTTGGAGCCGATGTAGCGGGGATTTGCCGGCCTGCCGGTGAAGTACAGGGTTCCGTGGAATGGGGTTTCCCGATAATAGATCCCGGGAGTGGCGCGATAACTTTCAAGCATTTCATCCACGCGCGGATTGCGGTTGGGGACGTTGGTCACAATGAAGTCCTTAAGGTCACCTTTCAGCCGACATTTTTGGGTCTGGAGCGGAGCGTCGTGCAGTTTAGAGAACATGAGTTCCGAAAAGACCGGCAGGTAGCGAGCGACAAAAGTATTGTTAAAGTGCACCAGCCGGGAGATGTCTTGCGCGTCGGAGGGTTGCGGCTCGTCGTACATCCATCGCCGGATTAAATCTTTGAGGCGGTTCCTGTGCAGGTAACTGGTGATGGTAATCATAAATGAATTTTATTGGGCGCAATTATTTATGCCGACATGTATAAAATCAATCTAGAACTTTTATATTATATTGAAAACACAGTAGCTTTACAACTAAAACATGAGCTTGGGCCCAATTTTCAGTTATACATTTCATTATTGATGGCGTTTTTAACCGCCATTCCAATCTTTTCAAGTGTGTACGGCTTTTGTATATATTGCCCGGCTCCTAATTTTTGACACTCTTTGACACGATCGGTTTCAGAAAATCCGCTGGTGATGATGGCTTTCTGCCCCGGGTGCAGTTCGAGAATTTTTCTGTAGGTGTCCAGACCATCAATGCCGGGATCCATAATCATATCCAGGATTACTAAATCTGCCGCGTTTTTTTTCATATGAGCAACAGCTGCTTCACCACTTGAGACTGCAACAACCGAATAACCCAGTAGATTCAGGATTCCGGAGGCAATTTCTCTTTGGGCGGCCACATCATCAACAACTAAAATTTTCTGACCGCTGCCCGTATAGGCTTCCATGGGAATGACCGTTTTTCCTGTAGAAACCGCTTCTCTGGTTACAGGAAAATATAGCTCGAATGTGGTTCCGACCCCTTTAACGCTGCGAACATTAATAAACCCCTGATGGTCTTTCACCGTTCCATAAACAACCGCCATGCCCAGGCCTGTACCGCTGCGGCCCATCACTTTCTTGGTGTAAAAGGGTTCAAAAATTCGGTTCAGATCTTCAAGGGCAATTCCGGTTCCATTATCAGAAACTTCCATCACGACAAATTCTCCCTCCTGAATGCTGAGGTCATAACCATTTATCGGCCTGTCGACATACTGGTTTCTGGTGGACATGGTAACGGTTCCCCCGTTTGGCAGCGCTTCGGCCGCATTCGTGACCAGATTCATAACAGTTTTTTCCAAGTGCACCGGTTTTCCGGCAATATTCAGCAATCCCGGTTCAAGATCCGTCTTAATGTCAACATCCGGGTGATATAATTTAAGTTTTGCATACACGGAAGACCTTAAATACACCGTTACAACATCATTCAGATTCAAAACCTCGGTATTGCTCACCCCTCTTCTCGCCAGCGTTAACAGATCTTGTACAAGCTCAGCCATTCTATTGGCTGAATCCATAGAAGACTTTAGATACCGTCGATTCGGGTCGTCTGCAGGCATATTCATCAGCGCCATTTGAATATAACCTGTAACCCCTCCCAGGATATTATTGCTGTCATGAGCAAATCCGCCGGCCAACAGCCCGATGGCTTCCATTTTCTCTGCACGGGTAATTCGTTCCTGCAGGTTTTTTCTCTCTTTTTCCGCTTTCTCAAGATCAGTTAGATCCAGAGCGAATCCGATGACGCCGATAACCTCGCCGTCTTTATCTTTGTATGGGATTTTGTCCACTCGTAAAGATTTCCGGCCCTCGATCGTTTCAAGAATACCGCTTCTGTTTAACACCGACGCTCCTTTTTGAATCACTTCCGAATCATCATCCAAGACCTGACCCTGATTGTCGGGAAACAGTTCGGCATGGGTCTTGCCAATCACTTCATTCATTGGAATGCCAACGATTTCAACAAATTTTTTATTTACGCGAATATATCGTTGCGCTTTGTCTTTATAGAAAATCATTCCCGGTGACGAATCCAGCATGATCTCAAGTTCCCGGCCCTTTGCTTCCAATATGAGCTGTAGATCTTTTAATTCTTTGGTTCGCTCGTTAACTTTATTTTCAAGAGTGGACAACAAATCAAAATAACTCTGCGTGGACGCGATATATTCCTCTTTGGTCACACACAGCTCATTGGTCAGATGCTTGAGCTGAGTCTCCAGCAGAATTATCTTATCTTCCAGTTTGGCGGTATATTCAGATTGTGTCATTCTAAACCAGCCCCTGACCTTCCATTTTAGCAAGTTCGGATGTTACGCTCGCGACGATCAAATCGAGCGCATGCGGTTCCACATTTAGTGCTGTCAAACATCCCTGAAAAATTGCGTCATCCGGAAACGGTACGTCTGAATATCCGATGCTGTTATTTTTACAGCAATACTCAGCAACATATAATGTCAAAGCCAGTTTGGAGAATGTCTGGTCGGCTTCAAGGGGCTTGTCGTGATAGCCGATAGCGTCAATTAGCTCTTGCGGAAGATTCCAATTTTGGGCGATCGCCATTCCGATATGGGCGTGATTAAAGCCGAAAACCTCCTGCTCGGCCTCAGACAAATTCTTTTTTTCCTGTTTGGCTTTACTCAACACATGTTTAAATTCGTTTTGCAAAAACTGGGATTCCACGATAATGCCGATGTCATGCAGCAAGCCGGCAACGTATGCATTTGCGCCCCTTTCCCTGAATTCCCTTCTGTAAATCATTTTCGCAAGCAGGGCTGCGGCGACACTGTGCTTCCACAAGGAGGCTATGGAATAATCCTTAAAAGACCCATTTCCGTTAAAAATCCCAAAAACCTTTTGGCTCAAGGCCAATTCTTTGAGGGCATCGAATCCTATCCAGATTACGGCCTGTTTAATCTCTCCGATTCTTTTTGGGGGGGCATAGTAGGCAGAGTTTGCCTGCATTAACACTTTGGCCGTCAGGGGAGGATCGACTTCAATGATTTCTTTTAAATCCCATATGGTTGAATCAGGGTCATTAATGATCTTAATAACGCCGGACACAATGCTTTTGATGGAAGAAATCTCGGATTGATTAACCAGGTTGACTAGATCCTTTAACTTATGATGTTTTTCTGCATTTAGGTTCATAACAGCCCCCGTTTTATTTCTTGATGTGCCCTTGTTCAGCAGAGTGGCTTTATTCTCAATGGTTTCCTACAGCAGTTGTCATAATAAGTTCCGATTGAATCGTTTCCTGAAACAAGTATAGCAAGCTGCCGGAATTATCCGGCGGCTGAAACGGAACGTTATTTTGACAAATAGTATAAAAAGTTGGTCGTTTCAAATTAATAAAGAAAGACCTGTTATCCCATGTATCTTTATCGGTTGTGCCGTTCGAAAACTTTAATTTTGCGGTTTATCAGGGCAGGTTGGGTTGGAGATTGATTTGCTTCTTGAACTCTCTGGAGTGACAGGGTCAGGGGAGGGCGTTTATTGTTGCAGGTATGTAATCGGTGCGTCATCCGGGGAGCGCTTTTCAGCGCACAATGCATTTGTTGACAAAGGGTTCGGCGACAGATTTCAGGTGCAAAAGTTCGTTGTCATCAAATTCGCAGTCGGTATTTTCAAAAAACTCCGGATGCAATACGCGGACGTTGATAAACCGCTGAAGGGCATAAAACCTCGCCCCTTTAATGCGCCGCCCGATGCTTGCAACAACGCTGGCATTCACCAAAGGTTTAATGCATGTCGTTCTGAATTCATAGGCTATCGCCGATTGCATAATGATTTGAATGCTTGCAAGTATCAGTTCCGGGTCGCAATCTTTTTGGATCAGCGGCGAGTAGTTAAAGGGGTCGGTTTTAATGTCCATGGCAATGTAGTCGACAAAACCTTTATCTAAAAGTTCTTGAATCATCTGCGGCCGACTGCCGTTTGTATCCAGTTTTATCGGATATCCCATCTTTTTGATCGTTTCACAAAGGGCAAAAAGACCTTTGTTGAGAGTGGGTTCTCCGCCGGACAGTACCACACCATCCAAAAAATCCTTGCGCCGCCGCAGAAATTCATAAACACGGTGTTCTTCTAAAACTACCGAAGGCTTCCCTCTGGCAAGATCCGGATTGTAGCAATGGGGACATTCAAAATTGCATCCGGAAAAAAAAAGTACACAACTTATTTTGCCGGGATAATCAATAAACGAATTTTTTTGCCAGCCGCCGATAATCATCATGAATATTTTTATGTAAAAATAACCGCAGGCGTGTTAATTCGCGTTAATTTATGGTTCAAATAAAAAGGAATTTCATGCTTTGTTGCGCCATTTGGGCATGAAGGTTCATAAGAGCTTGAGCTAGAGTGCAGAGGATGAATCCAGCTTGAATGTTTTTCGCATGCCAAATTCAGCTTGCTTGCCGCTGTTCCACTGCTTAACCGGTCTTAAGTAGCCGACAACCCTTGAGTAGACTTCGGTTTCCTGTTTGCAGGCCGAACATTTTTCCTGCCGGCCGTTCAGATAACCGTGAGACGGACATACACTAAATGTGGGTGTAAGCGTGAAATAGGGCAGCCGGAAATTGGATGTGATCTTTTTGATCAGTCCTTTTATGACGGCTGTGTCACTGACTTGTTCCCCTAGGAAAACATGAAAGACGGTTCCGCCGGAATATTTGGCCTGCAACTTATCCTGGAGCATCAGGGATTCAAAAATATCGTCGGTATAGTTTACCGGAAGCTGGGTGGAGTTGGTATAGTAGGGAGCGGTTCCTTTTCGATAGTCAGCTTCGTTGGCACAAAGGATGTCGGGAAACTGTTTTTTGTCGAGCATGCAGAGACGATATGAGGTTCCTTCCGCAGGCGTTGCCTCGAGATTGAAAATTTCACCGGTGGTATCCTGTGCTTCCGAAATCAGACCGCGAAGAAAATCCATGACTTTAAGTGAAAATGTTTGTCCGGATTCACTGGCGATGTCCTCTCCTAAGAAATTCAAACAGGCTTCGTTCATGCCGATAATTCCGATGGTCGAGAAATGATTCTTCCAGTAGAGTCCATTTCCGTTTTTAATCGCTCTTAAATAATATTTAGAGTAAGGATATAGATTTCGGTCCGTAAACTTTTCAAGAACCTTTCTTTTTATGGAAAGACTCTCCGTTGCAAGATGCACATTTTCTTTTAATCGCATGAAAAAGTCTTCTTCGTTCTGGGACAGATATCCGATTCGCGGAAGGTTGACGGTCACCACACCGATCGATCCGGTCAGGGGATTGGCGCCGAACAGACCGCCACCCCGTTTCAAAAGCTCCCGGTTGTCAAGCCGCAAGCGGCAGCACATGGATCGGGTGTCTTCCGGGGACATGTCGGAATTCACAAAGTTGGAAAAATAGGGAATCCCATATTTGCCCGTCATTTTCCAGATCAATTCGAAACTTGGATTGTCCCAGTCAAAATCGGCCGTTATATTGTACGTCGGAATGGGAAACGTAAAGACTCTTCCCTTGGCGTCACCCTCCATCATCACCTCGGCAAAGGCCTGGTTGATCATAGCCAATTCCGCCTGGAAATCGGCATAGGTCTCGCTCTGCTCGATTCCGCCAACAATGACCGGCTGATCTTTCAGGATGGAGGGTACGTTAAGATCCATGGTAACATTGGTGAAAGGTGTCTGAAAACCGACACGGGTGGGGATATTGATGTTAAAAACAAATTCCTGAAACGCCTGTTTAACCTCTTTGTAATTCAGCCGGTCGTAACGTACAAAAGGGGCCATGAGGGTATCGAAATTCGAAAACGCCTGAGCGCCGGCCGCCTCACCCTGCAGCGTATAGAAAAAATTGACGATTTGTCCGAGAGCTGATCGCAGATGTTTGGGGGGAGCACTTTCGACTTTACCCTCAACACCCTTGAAACCTGTTCTGAGTAAATCCTGCAGATCCCATCCGACACAGTAGATCGAAAGGAGGCTGAGGTCGTGAATGTGCAGATCACCGTTGATGTGGGCAGATCTAATCTCAGGAGGATAGATGCTGTTCAGCCAGTACTCCGTGGTAACATCTGAGGATATGTAATTGTTAAGACCCTGCAGGGAATAACACATATTGCTGTTTTCTTTGATTTTCCAGTCCAGCTTCTGGATATAATGCTCGACAAGATCGATGCTTGCCTTGGTTGCAATCTTTCTGATCTGGGCATGCTGTTCCCGGTATAAGATGTATGCTTTGGCCGTCTTGTAAAATGGAGAGTCGAGCAGCACTCTTTCAACAATATCTTGAATCTCTTCGACCTCGGGAATCGGGCCAAGGCGTAGTTCATGGGCCAGGGTTAGTACCCGAAGCGTCATTTTTCTGGCATCCCTTTCCCCGAATTCTCCGGTGGCCTTTCCAGCTTTTGAAATTGCTGCGGTGATTTTCGTTGAATCGAACTCTACAACCCTTCCATCGCGTTTTTTTATTTTTTCAAACACGGATGTCACCTCTACAGCGAAATATTATTACAAATCTAAAGGATATGAAGATGATTTCGGTAAGATATGCTATCGGAAAGCCATCTATTCTCAAAAACAGTACAATTTATATCGCAATATATTGTTGTTTGTCAATTAGAAATTTCCATATATAGTGATAGAACCGCAGGCCTAATGCAAGATATCGAGGAATTTCAAAAAAATAGGACTGCTCCGGATGATTTTTTTTTATCGCCGTTCCGACTTCGGACAAAGTTAAATGGTCGATTCGTCGATTGGTTAATTGGTAGTTATGACATCCATTCAGCCTTCGTAGCCATAGGCTACTATCCGGCCTTTGTAGCCTTACTACGGCGGAGTAGGCTGGCGAAGTAGGCTATGACCTGAACAGCACGACAATCGGCCACTCGCATGTTATTGATTTTTCAACATTCTGATAATATGTATATTTTTAACCATTTATCCATTCAAC from Candidatus Desulfatibia profunda harbors:
- a CDS encoding alpha/beta hydrolase, which encodes MIKIVSLTIFCYLAYCALLFVMQRQMMFPRGLIEAPPENPKISGLERIWIHTSFGKVETWFLPPSQDFTPAPAVIFAHGNGELIDFWPQELKTFNRFGVGVLLVEYPGYGRSQGSPSQVSIEETFAAAYDMLIARKNVDASKIILFGRSLGGGAVCALASVRPSAALILMSTFTSARSFAAKYLAPGFLVRDPFDNLRGVQTYPGPILVMHGRFDEVIPYRHGVSLFQAAPKGKMSTYESGHNDCPPSWNVFWQDVESFLR
- a CDS encoding response regulator — encoded protein: MTQSEYTAKLEDKIILLETQLKHLTNELCVTKEEYIASTQSYFDLLSTLENKVNERTKELKDLQLILEAKGRELEIMLDSSPGMIFYKDKAQRYIRVNKKFVEIVGIPMNEVIGKTHAELFPDNQGQVLDDDSEVIQKGASVLNRSGILETIEGRKSLRVDKIPYKDKDGEVIGVIGFALDLTDLEKAEKERKNLQERITRAEKMEAIGLLAGGFAHDSNNILGGVTGYIQMALMNMPADDPNRRYLKSSMDSANRMAELVQDLLTLARRGVSNTEVLNLNDVVTVYLRSSVYAKLKLYHPDVDIKTDLEPGLLNIAGKPVHLEKTVMNLVTNAAEALPNGGTVTMSTRNQYVDRPINGYDLSIQEGEFVVMEVSDNGTGIALEDLNRIFEPFYTKKVMGRSGTGLGMAVVYGTVKDHQGFINVRSVKGVGTTFELYFPVTREAVSTGKTVIPMEAYTGSGQKILVVDDVAAQREIASGILNLLGYSVVAVSSGEAAVAHMKKNAADLVILDMIMDPGIDGLDTYRKILELHPGQKAIITSGFSETDRVKECQKLGAGQYIQKPYTLEKIGMAVKNAINNEMYN
- a CDS encoding anaerobic ribonucleoside-triphosphate reductase activating protein codes for the protein MMIIGGWQKNSFIDYPGKISCVLFFSGCNFECPHCYNPDLARGKPSVVLEEHRVYEFLRRRKDFLDGVVLSGGEPTLNKGLFALCETIKKMGYPIKLDTNGSRPQMIQELLDKGFVDYIAMDIKTDPFNYSPLIQKDCDPELILASIQIIMQSAIAYEFRTTCIKPLVNASVVASIGRRIKGARFYALQRFINVRVLHPEFFENTDCEFDDNELLHLKSVAEPFVNKCIVR
- a CDS encoding HDOD domain-containing protein; amino-acid sequence: MNLNAEKHHKLKDLVNLVNQSEISSIKSIVSGVIKIINDPDSTIWDLKEIIEVDPPLTAKVLMQANSAYYAPPKRIGEIKQAVIWIGFDALKELALSQKVFGIFNGNGSFKDYSIASLWKHSVAAALLAKMIYRREFRERGANAYVAGLLHDIGIIVESQFLQNEFKHVLSKAKQEKKNLSEAEQEVFGFNHAHIGMAIAQNWNLPQELIDAIGYHDKPLEADQTFSKLALTLYVAEYCCKNNSIGYSDVPFPDDAIFQGCLTALNVEPHALDLIVASVTSELAKMEGQGLV
- a CDS encoding ribonucleoside triphosphate reductase; this translates as MFEKIKKRDGRVVEFDSTKITAAISKAGKATGEFGERDARKMTLRVLTLAHELRLGPIPEVEEIQDIVERVLLDSPFYKTAKAYILYREQHAQIRKIATKASIDLVEHYIQKLDWKIKENSNMCYSLQGLNNYISSDVTTEYWLNSIYPPEIRSAHINGDLHIHDLSLLSIYCVGWDLQDLLRTGFKGVEGKVESAPPKHLRSALGQIVNFFYTLQGEAAGAQAFSNFDTLMAPFVRYDRLNYKEVKQAFQEFVFNINIPTRVGFQTPFTNVTMDLNVPSILKDQPVIVGGIEQSETYADFQAELAMINQAFAEVMMEGDAKGRVFTFPIPTYNITADFDWDNPSFELIWKMTGKYGIPYFSNFVNSDMSPEDTRSMCCRLRLDNRELLKRGGGLFGANPLTGSIGVVTVNLPRIGYLSQNEEDFFMRLKENVHLATESLSIKRKVLEKFTDRNLYPYSKYYLRAIKNGNGLYWKNHFSTIGIIGMNEACLNFLGEDIASESGQTFSLKVMDFLRGLISEAQDTTGEIFNLEATPAEGTSYRLCMLDKKQFPDILCANEADYRKGTAPYYTNSTQLPVNYTDDIFESLMLQDKLQAKYSGGTVFHVFLGEQVSDTAVIKGLIKKITSNFRLPYFTLTPTFSVCPSHGYLNGRQEKCSACKQETEVYSRVVGYLRPVKQWNSGKQAEFGMRKTFKLDSSSAL